The Juglans regia cultivar Chandler chromosome 2, Walnut 2.0, whole genome shotgun sequence genome includes a window with the following:
- the LOC108981375 gene encoding probable ubiquitin-like-specific protease 2A yields the protein MAKGKRKLVPETIAIDSDNPSSESLDNQMPECFVFSLSGCKKMSKEEAEVPQVVTPFPGRQRTKSRVSPKNAILQEKKIDSGAFEYHFQNLWRSFSEDKRTSFAYLDCLWFALYRKPHYKAKVITWIKKKQIFSKKFVFVPIVCWNHWSLLIFCHFGESLQSKTITPCMLLLDSLEMGNPRRLEPDIRKFAVDIYKAEGRPESKSSVYKIPLLVPKVPQQRNGEECGIYVLYFINLFMEDAPEDFSIEDYPYFMRKNWFTPEGLESFCQKLGSLRKKS from the exons ATGGCAAAGGGCAAGAGAAAGCTCGTTCCAGAAACAATCGCAATTGACAGCGACAATCCGAGTTCCG AGTCTCTGGATAATCAAATGCCAGAGTGTTTTGTTTTCTCCTTGTCTGGTTGCAAAAAGATGAGTAAAGAAGAAGCTGAAGTCCCACAGGTTGTAACTCCCTTTCCTGGCCGCCAGCGTACAAAGAGCAGAGTTAGCCCTAAGAATGCTATCTTACAGGAAAAGAAGATAGATAGTGGAGCTTTTGAATATCACTTTCA GAATCTATGGAGGAGCTTTTCAGAAGATAAGAGGACCTCCTTTGCTTACCTTGACTGCTTGTGGTTTGCCTTGTATAGGAAACCACACTATAAAGCCAAGGTGATAACATGGATTAAAAAGAagcaaattttttcaaagaaatttgtTTTCGTTCCCATAGTTTGCTG GAATCACTGGAGCCTCTTGATCTTCTGCCACTTTGGTGAGAGCTTGCAATCAAAAACTATAACACCATGCATGTTATTGCTGGATTCACTAGAAATGGGAAATCCAAGGCGTCTTGAACCAGATATAAGAAA ATTTGCAGTGGACATCTATAAAGCAGAGGGCAGGCCTGAGAGTAAAAGCTCTGTTTATAAAATTCCCCTCTTGGTGCCTAAG GTTCCTCAACAGAGAAATGGTGAGGAATGTGGcatatatgttctctactttaTTAACTTGTTCATGGAGGACGCTCCTGAGGATTTTAGCATTGAGGATTATCCTTACTTT ATGAGAAAAAATTGGTTTACCCCTGAAGGCTTGGAAAGCTTCTGCCAAAAACTTGGCTCCTTGAGAAAGAAAAGTTGA
- the LOC108981379 gene encoding heme chaperone HemW-like — MLLALHLITIATMLKSTLAPVFSIFPAKPRTPNFVYQVLTNTFTHSPPTVRQNASPDTLTTAPAPQLPPTSAYIHLPFCRKRCHYCDFPIVALGSSSNQTDDDPRVLNYIQLLCREINATRVEFETRPSLETVFFGGGTPSLVPPRLVASVLEVLGMKFGLSSNTEISMEMDPGTFDSKKMEELIGLGVNRVSLGVQAFQEELLKVCGRAHGLNEVYEAIEIVGSCGVENWSVDLISSLPHQTPEMWRESLRLTVEAQPTHVSVYDLQVEQGTKFGNLYTPGVSPLPSESWSADFYRTASRTLSNAGYNHYEISSYCKDGFACKHNLTYWKNKPFYGFGLGSASYVGGLRFSRPRKLKEYTDYVQNLENGVVDWCGNDTFDVKDMAMDVLMLSLRTARGLDLRSFREAYGGSLVSSLIKAYKPYVESGHVVCLDENRRALTADELDAELLDENRMVRRLAYIRLSDPDGFLLSNELISLAFRVIAP, encoded by the exons ATGCTCTTGGCTTTACATCTCATTACCATTGCAACTATGCTCAAATCAACACTTGCTCCTGTTTTCTCAATCTTTCCTGCAAAACCCAGAACGCCAAACTTCGTATACCAAGTGCTTACCAATACTTTCACGCACAGCCCACCAACTGTCCGACAAAATGCTTCGCCCGATACTCTCACTACCGCCCCAGCACCCCAGCTTCCCCCTACTTCAGCATACATCCACCTACCCTTCTGTCGAAAGCGCTGCCACTACTGTGACTTCCCAATTGTCGCTCTCGGCTCTTCTTCTAACCAAACCGATGACGACCCACGAGTGTTAAACTATATACAATTGCTTTGTCGAGAAATTAATGCCACTAGAGTAGAATTTGAGACCCGCCCTTCTCTGGAAACGGTTTTTTTCGGGGGTGGTACGCCTTCACTGGTGCCACCGAGACTTGTGGCGTCGGTTCTCGAAGTTTTGGGGATGAAATTTGGGTTGAGTTCAAATACTGAAATATCTATGGAGATGGACCCTGGGACTTTTGATTCTAAGAAGATGGAGGAATTGATTGGGTTGGGCGTGAATCGAGTATCTTTGGGAGTTCAGGCATTTCAAGAAGAACTGCTGAAGGTATGTGGCAGGGCACATGGTTTGAATGAGGTCTATGAAGCCATTGAAATTGTTGGGTCATGTGGGGTCGAGAATTGGAGTGTGGATCTGATTTCATCTCTCCCTCACCAGACACCGGAGATGTGGCGAGAGAGTTTGAGGCTCACCGTTGAGGCGCAACCCACCCATGTGTCCGTATATGATCTGCAAGTCGAACAAGGCACGAAATTTGGAAACTT GTATACACCCGGGGTGTCCCCTCTGCCCTCTGAATCATGGTCTGCTGATTTCTACCGAACGGCTTCAAGAACGCTTTCTAATGCTGGTTACAACCATTATGAAATTAGCAGTTACTGCAAGGATGGCTTTGCGTGCAAACACAATCTTACATATTGGAAGAACAAACCTTTCTATGGGTTTGGCCTTGGGTCTGCTAGTTATGTCGGTGGGTTGAGATTTTCAAGGCCAAGAAAACTAAAAGAATACACTGATTATGTGCAGAATTTGGAGAATGGGGTGGTGGATTGGTGTGGGAACGATACTTTCGATGTCAAGGACATGGCCATGGATGTTCTGATGCTCTCTCTCAGAACTGCAAGAGGCCTAGATCTGAGGTCTTTCAGAGAAGCTTATGGTGGCTCTCTTGTTTCCTCTCTTATCAAGGCCTATAAACCTTATGTGGAAAGTGGGCATGTTGTTTGCTTGGATGAGAACAGAAGAGCCTTGACTGCAGATGAACTGGATGCTGAATTACTAGATGAGAACAGGATGGTAAGAAGGCTGGCTTATATTCGGCTAAGTGATCCAGATGGTTTCCTTTTATCAAATGAATTGATATCCCTTGCATTTCGGGTAATAGCTCCATAG
- the LOC108981385 gene encoding uncharacterized protein slr0889 — MLPSLDFKDIQEKFSSHFRPWHRSFQFWVRTADIYTGYKAFQLRVSFEKDVQKQEAMWERQHELAAEKIYAMCFDLGGFFLKVAQIVGKPDLAPAAWVRRLVTLCDRAPATPFTNVQLVLEKEFGRSITEIFERFDVDPIGSASIAQVHRARLRGDKSDVVVKVQHPGVQDLMMTDIHNLQAFALYMQKTDIKFDLYSVTKEMEKQIGYEFDFAREANAMERIRHFLYENNKKPPVLVPRVIQDMVSRRALVMEYIDGIPILNLGDEIAKRGIDPGSKIAVVAKRKILESLTLAYGQMILKSGFFHADPHPGNILICKGSEVGLLDYGQVKDLPENLRLGYANLVIAIADSDPIRVSESYREMGIDTLSKCENEQLELLKLAETMFDTKLPPGVMMLQPFSEESSIKKIAVQAFPEELFSVLRTVHLLRGLSVGLGINYSCAEQWKPIAEEALYRAGRLKGKDIKPRTRRRSFLRRLLQSD; from the exons ATGCTACCTTCTCTCGATTTCAAGGATATTCAAGAAAAGTTCTCCTCCCATTTCAGACCTTGGCACCGCTCCTTTCAGTTCTGGGTACGAACCGCTGATATCTACACTGGCTACAAG GCGTTTCAGCTTCGAGTGAGTTTCGAGAAGGATGTGCAAAAGCAAGAGGCAATGTGGGAAAGACAACATGAACTCGCGGCTGAGAAGATATATGCCATGTGCTTCGACCTCGGTGGATTTTTCCTCAAG GTTGCTCAAATTGTGGGGAAGCCTGACTTAGCCCCAGCAGCATGGGTGAGAAGGCTTGTGACCCTATGTGATCGAGCTCCTGCAACCCCATTTACCAACGTACAACTTGTGCTGGAGAAGGAGTTTGGTCGAAGTATTactgaaatatttgaaagatttgATGTGGATCCTATTGGTTCGGCTTCAATTGCCCAG GTACACCGAGCAAGATTGAGAGGTGATAAGAGTGATGTTGTTGTTAAG GTGCAACATCCTGGAGTTCAGGATCTGATGATGACAGACATCCATAACTTGCAAGCTTTTGCGTTATATATGCAAAAAACAGACATCAAATTTGATCTGTACTCAGTAACTAAGGAAATGGAGAAACAG ATTGGATATGAATTTGACTTCGCCAGGGAGGCCAATGCTATGGAAAGGATTCGACATTTTCTATATGAGAACAACAAAAAACCTCCTGTTTTGGTTCCACGAGTGATACAGGATATGGTCAGCAG GAGGGCCTTAGTGATGGAATATATTGATGGAATTCCAATCCTGAACCTTGGTGATGAAATAGCAAAAAGAGGGATAGATCCTGGTAGTAAGATTGCAGTGGTGGCAAAGCG GAAAATCCTCGAAAGTTTGACACTAGCATACGGTCAAATGATACTGAAGAGTGGTTTCTTCCATGCTGATCCCCATCCGGGAAATATTCTGATCTGTAAAGGTTCAGAG GTTGGCTTGCTAGACTATGGGCAAGTGAAGGATCTCCCAGAAAATTTGAGGCTTGGTTATGCTAATCTTGTTATCGCCATTGCTGATAGTGATCCTATAAGGGTGTCTGAGAGCTACAG GGAGATGGGCATTGATACCTTAAGCAAATGTGAAAATGAACAGCTGGAATTGCTGAAGTTAGCAGAGACGATGTTTGATACAAAACTACCACCAGGAGTAATGATGCTACAACCTTTCTCAGAAGagtcttcaataaaaaaaattgctgtTCAG GCTTTTCCAGAAGAACTTTTTTCTGTACTTCGGACGGTGCATCTCTTGAGAGGACTTAGTGTTGGTCTTGGAATCAACTACTCTTGTGCAGAACAGTGGAAACCCATTGCAGAAGAAGCTTTGTATCGTGCAGGCAGGTTAAAAG GCAAGGACATCAAGCCTCGGACTCGTAGGCGCAGTTTCTTAAGAAGATTATTGCAAAGTGACTAG